A window of Kribbella sp. NBC_00382 genomic DNA:
TGTCGTGCCCCATCTCGGCGTTCTCGGCCAGGATCGAGACCCGGTCGTGCGCCACCGAGATGAAGCCGTCCGGAGCGGCCGCGACGAAGTACTCGTCGTCGACCGTCCGCACCTGGACCGTACCGCCCTCCAGCAGACCCAGCAGCGGGGCATGGCCGGGGAGGATACCGACGTCGCCGTCGGTGGTACGGGCGATGACGATCTTCGCCTGTCCCTCCCAGACCACCCGTTCGGCCGCGACCAGCGCGACCTCGAGGTGCTTGCCCGACTCGTCGGCCATCAGAGTTCCTTCTGGAGCTCAGCCCAACGCCGCTCGACGTCGTCGAGCGAACCGACGTTGAAGAAGGCCTGCTCGGCGATGTGGTCGCACTCGCCCTCGGTGATCTTCTTGAACGACTCGATGGTGTCCTTCAGCGGCACCGTCGAACCCGGCGTGTTGGTGAACTTCTCCGCCATGTACGTGTTCTGCGAGAGGAACTGCTCGATCCGGCGCGCACGCGCGACGGTGATCTTGTCCTCTTCGGAGAGCTCGTCGACACCCAGGATGGCGATGATGTCCTGCAGTTCCTTGTTCTTCTGCAGGATCTGCTTCACCCGGACGGCCACGTCGTAGTGCTCCTGGCCGATGTACTGCGGGTCGAGGATCCGCGACGTGGAGGTCAGCGGGTCGACGGCCGGGTACAGACCACGCGACGCGATGTCACGCGACAGCTCGGTGGTCGCGTCCAGGTGCGCGAAGGTGGTGGCCGGCGCCGGGTCGGTGTAGTCGTCGGCGGGAACGTAGATCGCCTGCATCGAGGTGATCGAGTGACCGCGGGTCGACGTGATCCGCTCCTGCAGAACGCCCATCTCGTCGGCCAGGTTCGGCTGGTAACCAACCGCCGACGGCATCCGGCCGAGCAGCGTGGAGACCTCGGAACCGGCCTGGGTGAAGCGGAAGATGTTGTCGATGAAGAGCAGTACGTCCTGCTCCTTCACGTCGCGGAAGTACTCCGCCATCGTCAGCGCGGACAGCGCGACGCGCAGCCGGGTGCCCGGCGGCTCGTCCATCTGGCCGAAGACCAGCGCGGTGTCCTTGAAGACGCCGGCGTCTTCCATTTCACCGATCAGGTCGTTGCCCTCACGGGTGCGCTCACCGACACCGGCGAACACCGAGGTGCCACCGAAGTTGTGCGCGATCCGGTAGATCATCTCCTGGATCATGACGGTCTTGCCGACGCCCGCACCGCCGAACAGGCCGATCTTGCCGCCCTGGACGTACGGGGTGAGCAGGTCCAGCACCTTGATGCCGGTCTCCAGCATCTCGGTCTTGGACTCGAGCTGGTCGAAGGCCGGCGCCTTGCGGTGGATCGGCCAGCGCTCGGTGATCTCGAACTCGGACTCGTCCTGGTTCAGGCACTTGCCGGTCACGGACCAGACCCGGCCCTTGGTGACGTCGCCGACCGGTACGGAGATCGCCGCGCCGGTGTCGCGTACCTCGGCGCCGCGGACCAGGCCGTCGGTCGGCTTCATCGAGATCGCCCGGACGATGTTGTCGCCGACGTGCAGCGCAACCTCGAGGGTGATCGTCGTGGTGACGTCGTTCAAGGCGATGTCCACCTCGAGCGCGTTGTAGATGTCGGGCATCGCGTCCGCGGGGAACTCGATGTCGACGACCGGGCCGATGACCCGGGCGACGCGACCAACGGCACCTGCCGCGCCGCTGTTGTCCTTCTCGGTAACCGTGGCAGTCATCTCTCTCACTCGCTCCCGGCGTTGGCGTCGGCCAGCGCGTTCGCGCCACCGACGATCTCGCTGATTTCCTGGGTAATGGCCGACTGACGCACCTGGTTGTACTCGCGGGTCAGTCGTTCGATCAGATCCTGCGCGTTGTCCGTGGCGGACTTCATCGCGCGCTGCCGGCTGGCCAGCTCGGAGGCCGCCGCCTGCAGCATGCAGAAGTGGATCCGGCTCGCGACGTACTTCGGCAGCAGCCCGTCGAGCACGTCCTCGGCGGACGGCTCGAACTCGTACAGCGGCAGTACGTCCTCGGCGGCCGGTGCCTCCTCGCCCTCGACGACCTCCAACGGCAGCAACCGGATGACGTCCGGCTTCTGCGTCAGCATCGAGACGAACCGGGTGAAGACGATGTGGATCTCGTCCACGCCGCCCTCCTCGGTGGGCTTGAGGAAGGCCTCGATCAACGCGTCGGCGATCTCCCGCGCACGGGCGAACGACGGCGCGTCGGAGTCGCCGCTCCACGACTGCGCGACCTCGCGCTGCCGGAAGGTGTAGTAGGCGATCCCCTTGCGCCCGCTCAGGAACGGGACGATCTCCTTCTCGGACTCCCGGAGCAGCTGGTTCAGCCGCTCGCCCTCCCGGATGACCGAGGAGGAGTACGCGCCGGCCTGGCCGCGGTCGGAGGTGATCAGGAGAACCGCGGCCCGCTTGGGGTTCGGCTTCTCGGTGGTCAGCGGGTGGTCGACGTTCGAGAACGTCGCCACCGCCGACACCGCTCGGGTGAGCTCACGCGCGTACGGACCGGCCGCCTTGGCGCGTTGCTGCGCCTTGACGATCCGGGACGCAGCGATCAGCTCCATCGCACGGGTGAGCTTCTTGATCGTCGAGACGGAGGCTCGCCGATCCTTCAGCTCACGTTGGGTTGCGGGCATGGACGATCAGCCCCGCTTCTGCTTGGTGATCTGCTCCTGCTCGACGTCCTCGGAGTCCATCGCCGCCGTCTCTTCCTTGCCGACCAGCAGCTGGCCGTCGGAGGTCTGGAAGGTCGGCTTGAACTTCTTCAGCGCGTCGGTGACGGCGTCGGCCGAGTCGTCCTCGAACTTGCCCGACTCGCGGACGGCGTCGAGCACGTTGCTCTCCCGGCGCAGGAAGTCCAGGAACTCACGCTCGAACCGGAGCACGTCGTTGACCGGCACGTCGTCGAACTTGCCGGTGGTACCGGCCCAGATCGAGACGGTCTGGTCCTCGACCGGGTACGGCGAGTACTGCGGCTGGCGGAGCAGCTCGACCAGCCGCTGACCGCGGTCCAGCTGGCGGCGCGAGGTGGCGTCGAGGTCGGAGGCGAACATCGCGAACGCCTCCATCGCGCGGAACTGCGCGAGGTCCAGCTTCAGCGAGCCGGAGACCTTCTTCATGCCCTTGACCTGCGCGGCGCCGCCGACCCGGGACACCGAGATGCCGACGTCGATGGCGGGGCGGATGTTCGCGTTGAACAGGTCCGACTGGAGGAAGATCTGGCCGTCGGTGATGGAGATGACGTTGGTCGGGATGAAGGCCGAGACGTCGTTGGCCTTGGTCTCGATCACCGGCAGACCCGTCATCGAGCCGGCGCCGAGCGCGTCGCTCAGCTTCGCGCAGCGCTCGAGCAGCCGGCTGTGCAGGTAGAAGACGTCACCCGGGTAGGCCTCACGGCCCGGCGGGCGGCGGAGCAGCAGCGACATCGACCGGTAGGCCTCGGCCTGCTTGGTCAGGTCGTCGAAGACGATCAGGACGTGCTTGCCCTGGTACATCCAGTGCTGGCCGATGGCCGAACCGGTGTACGGCGCGACGTACTTGAAGCCGGCCGCGTCGGACGCCGGGGAGGCCACGATGGTGGTGTACTCCATCGCGCCGGCCTCTTCGAGCGCGCCGCGGACGGCGGCGATCGTCGAGCCCTTCTGGCCGATCGCGACGTAGATGCAGCGAACCTGCTTCTTCGGGTCGCCGGACTCCCAGTTGGCCTTCTGATTGATGATCGTGTCGATCGCGATCGCGGTCTTGCCGGTCTTGCGGTCGCCGATGATCAGCTGACGCTGGCCACGGCCGATCGGGATCATCCCGTCGATCGCCTTGATGCCGGTCTGCATCGGCTCGCGGACCTCCTGGCGGTCCATCACGCCGGCCGCCTGCAGCTCCAGCGCGCGGGTGCCCTCGAGGCCGGTGATCTCACCGAGGCCGTCGATCGGCTTGCCCAGCGGGTCGACGACGCGACCCAGGTAGCCCTCACCGACCGGCACGGACAGGACCTGGCCGGTCCGGCGGACCTGCTGGCCCTCTTCGATGCCGCCGAAGTCGCCGAGCACGACGACACCGATGCTGCGGACGTCGAGGTTCAGCGCGATGCCCTGGGTGCCGTCCTCGAACTCGAGCAGTTCGTTCGTCATCGCCGAGGGCAGGCCCTCGACGTGCGCGATGCCGTCACCCGCGTCGATCACGGTGCCGACCTCTTCGCGGGCAGCCTCGTCCGGCGTGTAGTCGCGGACGAACTGATCCAGGGCGTCCCGGATCTCCTCCGGCCTGATCGTGAGCTCAGCCATTATCTTCCGTCCCTGCTTCCTTGACCTTTGCTGGCCTGGTGATGGGCTCTAGAGGCTTGCTGACCACTAGCGCCGTATATGTCGTTAGGGGTCAGCCCGCGATGCGCCGTTGCGCCTCGTCGAGCCGGGCCGCGATGGTTCCGTCGATCACTTCGTCACCGATGTCCACCCGGACGCCGCCGACCACGCTCGGGTCGACGATCACGTTCAGCTGGATGTCGCGGCCGTACTGCCGGCCGAGCACCGTCGCGAGCCGGGTGCGGTCCGCCTCGGACAGGTCCGCGGCGACCCGGACGGTCGCGATGCTGGCGCTGCGCCGGTTGGCGGCAGCGACCTGGTACGCCCGCATCGAGCCCGCGAAGTTGCGGCCCCGGCCGTCCACCGCGCGCTCCGCCAGCCGCACGGTCACGTCGGTCGCCTTGCCCTGCAGCAGCCCGTGGATGAGCTCCTGCCGGGTGGCCACCGGGATGTTGCGGTCGCTCAGCTTGTCATTCAGTGCCCGCTCGGCGGTGACGATCCGGTCGAGCCGGAACAGCTCGTCCTCGACGTCGTCCAGCTTGCGCTGCCCATCGGCGTAGGCCACATCGGCCTGCACGCTCAGCTCGTCCAGCGAGTCGCCGAGGTCGCGCCCGCTGACCCAGCGGCCGGACACCGCGGCGGTCAGGATCTCCAGCGCCTGAGCGGAGATCTTGCCGCCGAGCAACTGCTGGGCCAGACCGGTCCGGGTCGCCACGGGGCGGGCCGGGTCGGTCAGGGCCCGCCGGAGCGAGCCGTTGCCGTCGAGCAGCTTGGCCACCGAGAACAGCTCGGCGCCGAGGCCTTCCGTGACGGTGACACTCGCCAGGGCCTCCTGGGCCTTGGCGAGTGACTCCCTCGATGTGCCGCGCATCAGCCGTCCGTTCCGACGGCCTGCCGTGCCGACTCAGAAGCTTCCAGGTCGGCCAGGAAGCGCTCGACGGTCCGGCGCTGACGCGCCTCGTCCTCGAGCGACTCACCGACGATGCGACCGGCCAGCGTGGTCGCCATCGTGCCGACCTCGCTGCGCAGCGAGGCCACGGCCTGCGTGCGCTCGGCGTCGATCTGGGTGCGGGCGTGCGTCACGATGCGCTCGGCCTCGGTGTTGGCCTGCTCACGCATCTCCGCGATGATCAGCGCACCCTGCTCACGCGCGTCCTCACGGATCTTCGCAGCTTCCTGCCGGGCTTCCGACAGCTGCGCGTTGTACTTGTCGAGGGCCGCCTTCGCCTCGGCCTGGGCCACCTTGGCCTCGTTCATTCCGCCTTCGATCGCCGCGGTCCGATCGGCATAAGCCTTTTCGAACTTCGGAACTACGACCTTGGCGAAGGCGATGGCCAAGAGGACCAGGAACACGAAGCCGAAGATGATCTCAGCCGTGTGCGGCAGCAGCGGGCTGGGGGTTTCCTCAGCGGCCTCTGTCAGCGGCAGAAGTGTCGTCAGCATGTTCAAGTCCTGTCAGTCAGGGGTGGAAAGATCAGGCGCCGGTCTTGCCCTTGAAGACGAAGGCGAGCGCGATACCGATGATCGCCAGAACCTCGGTGACGCCGAAGCCGATCCACGCGATCGACTGCAGCTTGCTCTGTGCCTCGGGCTGACGCGCGGTGCCGTTGATGACCGCGGCGAAGATCAGACCGACGCCCACGCCCGGGCCGATCGCGGCGAGACCGTAGCCGAGGACGGCGATGTCACCGGTGATTGCGAGAGCGATGTTGCTCATTGCGGTGGTTCCTTTCGGTACGGATAGGGACTATCCGGGTTTCCGTTACGACGGTCAGGTGTACAGCTGGGTGGTGCTGATCAGTGCTCGTCGGAGATCGCGCTACCGATGTACTGCGCGGTCAGTACGACGAAGATGTAGGCCTGGATGCACTGCACGAACAGTTCCAGGCCGCCGATCGCCAGCGCCATCAGCCAGGTGATGATGCCGACACCGCCGATCGCGATGCTGCCGGAGTGCAGCACCATGTACTCGCCACCGGTGACGAAGACCAGCAGCAGGATGTGGCCGGCGAACATGTTGGCGAACAACCGCAGGCTCAGCGAGATCGGCCGGACCAGGATGTTCGAGATGAACTCGATCGGGATCATCAGCGGCATCAGCCAGACCGGCACGCCGGCCGGCATCGTCTGGTGCTTGAAGTAGCCCCAGAGGCCCTTCTTCTTGATGCCGACCGCGTTGTAGATGACCCAGCTCATGATCGCGGCCACGTACGCCCAGCCGATGTGGCTGAAGGTCGGGAACTGGATGAACGGGATCGTCGCCGCGACGTTGTTCAGCAGGATGAAGTAGAACAGGCCGCACAGGTACGGCACGTACTTCATGTACTCCTGGCTGCCGATCGCGTCGCGCGCCATCGAGTTGCGGACGAAGTTGTAACCCAACTCCCCGGCGAACTGCAGCTTGGACGGCACGATGGCGGCCTTGCGGGACGCACCCCAGTAGAACCAGATGATCACCACCACCGACAGCGCCGCGACCAGCACCGGCT
This region includes:
- the atpA gene encoding F0F1 ATP synthase subunit alpha, with the protein product MAELTIRPEEIRDALDQFVRDYTPDEAAREEVGTVIDAGDGIAHVEGLPSAMTNELLEFEDGTQGIALNLDVRSIGVVVLGDFGGIEEGQQVRRTGQVLSVPVGEGYLGRVVDPLGKPIDGLGEITGLEGTRALELQAAGVMDRQEVREPMQTGIKAIDGMIPIGRGQRQLIIGDRKTGKTAIAIDTIINQKANWESGDPKKQVRCIYVAIGQKGSTIAAVRGALEEAGAMEYTTIVASPASDAAGFKYVAPYTGSAIGQHWMYQGKHVLIVFDDLTKQAEAYRSMSLLLRRPPGREAYPGDVFYLHSRLLERCAKLSDALGAGSMTGLPVIETKANDVSAFIPTNVISITDGQIFLQSDLFNANIRPAIDVGISVSRVGGAAQVKGMKKVSGSLKLDLAQFRAMEAFAMFASDLDATSRRQLDRGQRLVELLRQPQYSPYPVEDQTVSIWAGTTGKFDDVPVNDVLRFEREFLDFLRRESNVLDAVRESGKFEDDSADAVTDALKKFKPTFQTSDGQLLVGKEETAAMDSEDVEQEQITKQKRG
- the atpB gene encoding F0F1 ATP synthase subunit A; this encodes MSAGVPTEFIPPGPQSFDTPPIIDGVDWFTKPVLVAALSVVVIIWFYWGASRKAAIVPSKLQFAGELGYNFVRNSMARDAIGSQEYMKYVPYLCGLFYFILLNNVAATIPFIQFPTFSHIGWAYVAAIMSWVIYNAVGIKKKGLWGYFKHQTMPAGVPVWLMPLMIPIEFISNILVRPISLSLRLFANMFAGHILLLVFVTGGEYMVLHSGSIAIGGVGIITWLMALAIGGLELFVQCIQAYIFVVLTAQYIGSAISDEH
- a CDS encoding F0F1 ATP synthase subunit gamma, encoding MPATQRELKDRRASVSTIKKLTRAMELIAASRIVKAQQRAKAAGPYARELTRAVSAVATFSNVDHPLTTEKPNPKRAAVLLITSDRGQAGAYSSSVIREGERLNQLLRESEKEIVPFLSGRKGIAYYTFRQREVAQSWSGDSDAPSFARAREIADALIEAFLKPTEEGGVDEIHIVFTRFVSMLTQKPDVIRLLPLEVVEGEEAPAAEDVLPLYEFEPSAEDVLDGLLPKYVASRIHFCMLQAAASELASRQRAMKSATDNAQDLIERLTREYNQVRQSAITQEISEIVGGANALADANAGSE
- the atpE gene encoding ATP synthase F0 subunit C, giving the protein MSNIALAITGDIAVLGYGLAAIGPGVGVGLIFAAVINGTARQPEAQSKLQSIAWIGFGVTEVLAIIGIALAFVFKGKTGA
- a CDS encoding F0F1 ATP synthase subunit delta, translated to MRGTSRESLAKAQEALASVTVTEGLGAELFSVAKLLDGNGSLRRALTDPARPVATRTGLAQQLLGGKISAQALEILTAAVSGRWVSGRDLGDSLDELSVQADVAYADGQRKLDDVEDELFRLDRIVTAERALNDKLSDRNIPVATRQELIHGLLQGKATDVTVRLAERAVDGRGRNFAGSMRAYQVAAANRRSASIATVRVAADLSEADRTRLATVLGRQYGRDIQLNVIVDPSVVGGVRVDIGDEVIDGTIAARLDEAQRRIAG
- the atpD gene encoding F0F1 ATP synthase subunit beta → MTATVTEKDNSGAAGAVGRVARVIGPVVDIEFPADAMPDIYNALEVDIALNDVTTTITLEVALHVGDNIVRAISMKPTDGLVRGAEVRDTGAAISVPVGDVTKGRVWSVTGKCLNQDESEFEITERWPIHRKAPAFDQLESKTEMLETGIKVLDLLTPYVQGGKIGLFGGAGVGKTVMIQEMIYRIAHNFGGTSVFAGVGERTREGNDLIGEMEDAGVFKDTALVFGQMDEPPGTRLRVALSALTMAEYFRDVKEQDVLLFIDNIFRFTQAGSEVSTLLGRMPSAVGYQPNLADEMGVLQERITSTRGHSITSMQAIYVPADDYTDPAPATTFAHLDATTELSRDIASRGLYPAVDPLTSTSRILDPQYIGQEHYDVAVRVKQILQKNKELQDIIAILGVDELSEEDKITVARARRIEQFLSQNTYMAEKFTNTPGSTVPLKDTIESFKKITEGECDHIAEQAFFNVGSLDDVERRWAELQKEL
- a CDS encoding F0F1 ATP synthase subunit epsilon — encoded protein: MADESGKHLEVALVAAERVVWEGQAKIVIARTTDGDVGILPGHAPLLGLLEGGTVQVRTVDDEYFVAAAPDGFISVAHDRVSILAENAEMGHDIDLEEAKRALEQAQSTGTDSEDEQEQVRLAEARVRAAEKAS
- a CDS encoding F0F1 ATP synthase subunit B, whose amino-acid sequence is MLTTLLPLTEAAEETPSPLLPHTAEIIFGFVFLVLLAIAFAKVVVPKFEKAYADRTAAIEGGMNEAKVAQAEAKAALDKYNAQLSEARQEAAKIREDAREQGALIIAEMREQANTEAERIVTHARTQIDAERTQAVASLRSEVGTMATTLAGRIVGESLEDEARQRRTVERFLADLEASESARQAVGTDG